A stretch of Vibrio maritimus DNA encodes these proteins:
- a CDS encoding YhdP family protein, with product MSPRVNQIVRLFLWLLLTVLVLLASTVTVLRVGLPQLNKIQPEIVTWINQGTGLNVSLKDVRGFWRNTHPSISLQGVSVGLPDSPETEFKVANLELEFDLIQTLLQQQPVLADMVINDMVLDVRSVDLLKATESTDSEQDKTPAKSGEQLIQRLDNLLLRQLDRFTVANSSIHYTSISGEARQLEIENLQWRNEQRRHLAQGVVSIADVNLNALEVRADFIDNGSLTSVSGDFYVSVEQMSLTPWLSQEQREQTGIETGSVSSRAWLKLEDSKAKEAYLEVLPSELSWSKANTQHDLIVESAVLHLLPSESGWQLNVHQVNARTDDIAWPELDVAVDWNRDNQWQVNVSQLDVNALKPLTTLSNNATLNDWLTKLNPGGRIEDIRVSQLDGEGSLKYSAKLQQVSMSQWALLPGFSQVSGQVRGNTERAYARVSVIDDRFPYGDVFQAPLNIKQGLVDIHWENHGEQGWSLWSDKVTAATPDLQVLGAFRLDFPKDDSPFLSFYAEADLYNAGEVWRYLPTLAMGQSLTDYLSAAIQAGRVNTSKLLWYGRLSDFPYRENNGMFQAFVGLRDAKFSFDTNWPPLTDLQLDLLFQNESMHLDSRAATLMNVKGQRITGRIPVLSGDGHLEIEAKAKGKGSAVRDYMTASPLVDSVGAALTAVQVSGDVNADFQLYIPFSGDSTPSRAWGFAELSNNHVEIDAPPMTLEQVSGRVEFDNDVVKATGLSANLLDQPINLDFQGQNAGKGYAVNIDAVGDWKMAPLEPYIGDKVVSRLAGHSPWHLDVDIQLNDVGFTYQLDLDANLTTIASQYPYPLSKAFGEKGKARLQASGNQESISARLQLPSVKYQTEIDITKDVPVLEATNLVLGEGGFKISPIVGHYVQVRSDKLNLDQWSEVFKEPPSDKKAVLDDLPKPELPLPRRATVEAKELTLGGIEWHDVDFDARYKKGGWQFSLDSQEAKGEASYSDNNELHLALNRLHIYVPELDELAEEDESIITQENPQAPPVSDFERSLFDVLPDTQLTIDNFWFQGYKVGKVDMDVERSGNKLVWNKFNLSSGTNQVNIDGSWLVSGDQNKTKVNFKVKGENNSDLMERFGITSGIQRAPFEMNAKLDWEGAPWSMRLNTVNGEMDTKLGKGVISDVSGAARLLGLFSLDSIIRKMQLDFTDVFDKGMAFNSITGSGKIRDGVFVTNDIMMDAVAGEMKIKGLAELPTQTVDAEVSFTPDMTSGIPIITAFAVTPQTALVVLAVTTVISPVVEVVTQVNYSVKGPLDSPTVSEISRSKGEYKLPEDLKQEK from the coding sequence GTGAGTCCTCGCGTTAATCAAATCGTACGCCTATTTCTTTGGCTTCTACTGACCGTGTTGGTGCTGCTTGCCTCCACGGTCACAGTGCTGCGTGTGGGCTTGCCACAACTCAATAAAATCCAGCCTGAGATTGTCACTTGGATCAATCAAGGGACCGGACTTAACGTCTCGCTTAAAGATGTTCGCGGTTTTTGGCGAAATACCCACCCCTCCATCTCACTTCAAGGGGTCTCCGTTGGCCTGCCTGATAGCCCTGAAACTGAGTTCAAGGTGGCGAACCTAGAACTGGAGTTCGACCTCATACAAACTCTATTGCAGCAGCAACCCGTACTTGCTGACATGGTCATCAATGACATGGTGCTCGATGTTCGTTCGGTGGATTTGCTAAAAGCAACGGAGAGTACGGATTCAGAGCAAGATAAGACGCCTGCCAAAAGTGGCGAGCAGTTAATTCAGCGACTCGACAACTTGTTGCTACGTCAATTGGACCGCTTTACCGTCGCTAACTCGAGCATTCATTACACCTCGATCTCGGGTGAAGCGCGTCAGCTTGAAATCGAAAACCTTCAATGGCGCAATGAGCAGCGTCGCCACCTTGCTCAGGGGGTGGTATCGATTGCCGATGTGAACCTAAATGCGCTCGAGGTGCGTGCCGACTTTATCGATAATGGTTCTTTAACGAGCGTCAGTGGCGATTTTTATGTCTCTGTTGAACAGATGTCGTTGACGCCATGGCTATCACAAGAGCAAAGAGAGCAAACAGGTATCGAAACGGGTTCAGTCAGTTCACGAGCTTGGTTAAAGCTTGAGGATAGCAAAGCAAAAGAAGCGTATCTTGAAGTACTGCCGTCAGAGCTCTCTTGGTCAAAAGCTAACACGCAGCATGATCTCATTGTCGAGTCGGCGGTACTGCACCTCTTGCCATCTGAATCTGGTTGGCAACTAAACGTTCATCAAGTCAACGCTCGAACCGATGATATTGCTTGGCCGGAGCTCGATGTTGCGGTGGATTGGAATCGTGATAATCAGTGGCAGGTGAATGTCTCTCAGTTAGACGTTAATGCACTCAAGCCATTAACCACATTGAGCAACAATGCAACTCTAAATGACTGGCTTACCAAGCTAAACCCTGGTGGTCGCATTGAGGATATACGCGTTTCCCAACTTGATGGTGAGGGTTCACTGAAATACTCGGCCAAGTTGCAGCAAGTATCCATGTCACAATGGGCGCTGTTGCCTGGCTTTTCGCAGGTTTCTGGTCAGGTTCGCGGTAATACTGAGCGAGCTTATGCTCGCGTATCAGTGATTGATGACAGATTTCCATACGGTGATGTGTTTCAAGCGCCGCTGAATATCAAACAAGGTCTTGTTGATATCCATTGGGAGAACCATGGTGAGCAAGGTTGGTCACTGTGGTCAGATAAAGTGACGGCGGCAACGCCCGATCTTCAGGTGCTTGGTGCATTTAGGCTCGATTTTCCGAAAGACGACAGCCCATTTCTATCTTTTTACGCTGAAGCCGACTTGTACAATGCCGGTGAAGTCTGGCGTTATCTCCCAACGCTGGCGATGGGGCAAAGCCTGACGGATTACTTGTCTGCTGCCATTCAAGCGGGTCGCGTAAACACCTCAAAACTGCTTTGGTATGGCAGATTGTCTGATTTCCCGTACCGAGAAAACAACGGTATGTTCCAAGCCTTTGTTGGCTTGAGAGATGCGAAGTTTAGTTTTGATACCAATTGGCCGCCGCTTACGGACTTGCAACTCGATCTGCTGTTCCAAAATGAAAGCATGCACCTAGATTCTCGTGCTGCAACTCTAATGAACGTTAAGGGACAACGCATCACAGGTCGTATTCCTGTGCTGAGCGGCGATGGCCACCTAGAGATTGAAGCGAAAGCGAAAGGCAAAGGCAGTGCGGTACGCGATTATATGACGGCGTCGCCATTAGTCGACTCAGTCGGTGCGGCGCTGACAGCCGTGCAGGTGAGTGGTGACGTCAATGCCGATTTCCAGCTTTACATTCCGTTTTCAGGCGATAGCACGCCATCACGAGCGTGGGGTTTTGCTGAGCTGAGTAATAACCATGTTGAAATCGATGCGCCACCTATGACGTTAGAGCAGGTGTCTGGTCGAGTTGAGTTCGATAATGATGTGGTGAAAGCGACAGGGTTGTCGGCTAACTTACTGGATCAGCCAATCAACCTTGATTTCCAAGGCCAGAATGCGGGCAAGGGCTATGCGGTGAACATTGATGCCGTGGGCGATTGGAAAATGGCACCATTAGAGCCGTATATCGGTGACAAAGTAGTCAGCCGATTAGCGGGGCACTCACCTTGGCATTTGGATGTCGATATTCAGCTCAATGACGTTGGCTTTACTTATCAATTGGATCTCGATGCCAACTTGACAACCATTGCCAGCCAGTATCCTTATCCGCTCAGCAAGGCATTCGGAGAGAAGGGGAAGGCGCGACTTCAGGCATCGGGAAATCAAGAAAGCATCTCTGCTCGATTGCAGCTGCCGTCCGTTAAGTATCAGACGGAAATTGATATCACCAAAGACGTCCCTGTTCTAGAAGCGACGAACTTAGTACTCGGTGAGGGCGGCTTCAAGATTAGCCCGATTGTCGGTCACTATGTGCAGGTGCGCTCGGATAAATTGAACCTTGACCAATGGAGTGAAGTATTCAAAGAGCCGCCAAGCGATAAAAAAGCGGTGCTCGATGATTTACCTAAACCAGAACTCCCTCTGCCACGAAGAGCCACAGTCGAGGCGAAGGAACTGACGTTAGGTGGCATCGAATGGCATGATGTGGACTTCGATGCTAGATATAAGAAAGGGGGCTGGCAGTTCTCTTTAGATAGCCAAGAGGCGAAAGGTGAAGCAAGTTATAGCGACAATAACGAGCTACATTTAGCACTTAATCGTCTACACATCTATGTTCCAGAGCTCGATGAGCTTGCTGAAGAAGATGAATCGATCATCACGCAAGAGAACCCGCAAGCACCGCCAGTGAGCGATTTTGAACGTTCATTATTTGACGTATTGCCCGATACACAGCTGACGATCGATAACTTTTGGTTCCAAGGCTACAAAGTGGGCAAAGTGGATATGGATGTGGAACGCTCTGGGAATAAGCTCGTCTGGAACAAGTTTAACCTATCTAGCGGGACCAACCAGGTTAATATCGACGGCAGTTGGCTGGTGTCTGGTGACCAGAATAAGACCAAGGTGAACTTTAAGGTCAAGGGTGAGAACAACAGCGACCTAATGGAGCGATTCGGCATCACCTCTGGTATTCAGCGTGCGCCATTTGAGATGAATGCTAAGTTGGACTGGGAAGGTGCGCCATGGTCAATGCGCCTTAATACCGTGAACGGCGAGATGGACACCAAACTCGGCAAGGGGGTTATCTCAGATGTCAGCGGTGCCGCTCGATTATTAGGTCTGTTCAGTTTAGACTCGATCATACGCAAGATGCAGCTCGATTTTACCGATGTGTTTGATAAAGGGATGGCGTTCAACTCCATCACAGGTTCCGGTAAGATTCGCGACGGTGTGTTTGTGACAAACGACATCATGATGGATGCGGTCGCGGGTGAAATGAAGATCAAAGGCTTAGCTGAGTTGCCGACACAAACTGTGGATGCAGAGGTGAGCTTCACACCGGATATGACCTCGGGTATTCCAATTATCACCGCCTTTGCTGTGACACCCCAAACCGCGTTGGTTGTTTTGGCCGTGACGACGGTGATCTCTCCGGTTGTTGAGGTTGTTACCCAGGTTAATTATTCGGTCAAAGGACCACTAGATTCGCCAACGGTTAGCGAGATCTCCCGAAGTAAAGGGGAATACAAGCTGCCAGAGGATCTAAAGCAGGAGAAATAG
- a CDS encoding Maf family protein, whose protein sequence is MSDRAHSLIIVLASTSPRRRELLTQLGYDFSIVSPDIEEQKQASESPEQYVERLSLEKAQAGLALSKPNSVVVGSDTVVVLDETVLEKPSDFSHSRAMLSSMSGRKHQVLTAVSVVSELKQASVVVTTDVWFKPLSEQEIEQYWQSGEPKDKAGSYGIQGLGGRFVTRIEGSYYAVMGLPLYETDQLLQEFINN, encoded by the coding sequence ATGTCAGATAGAGCTCACTCTTTGATTATTGTATTGGCATCGACGTCACCTAGGCGGCGTGAATTACTGACTCAACTGGGTTACGATTTTTCGATTGTCAGCCCAGACATTGAAGAGCAAAAGCAAGCGAGTGAGTCTCCCGAGCAATATGTTGAGCGCCTATCGCTAGAAAAAGCGCAAGCCGGGTTAGCATTAAGCAAGCCCAATAGTGTGGTTGTTGGCTCTGATACGGTCGTCGTGCTCGATGAGACGGTATTAGAAAAACCAAGTGATTTCAGTCACTCTAGAGCTATGCTCAGCAGCATGTCTGGACGAAAACACCAAGTACTGACAGCGGTCAGTGTAGTAAGCGAATTAAAGCAAGCATCGGTGGTTGTGACGACCGATGTGTGGTTCAAACCCCTTAGCGAACAAGAAATAGAACAATATTGGCAAAGCGGTGAACCCAAAGATAAAGCTGGCAGTTATGGTATCCAAGGATTAGGTGGGCGTTTTGTCACTCGTATCGAGGGCAGTTATTACGCTGTTATGGGACTGCCACTGTATGAAACTGACCAGCTCTTGCAAGAATTTATAAATAATTAA
- the tldD gene encoding metalloprotease TldD encodes MERIEDALLGPTGLSEQDIEATLASIATRQIDYADIYFQSSWHESLVLEDSIIKDGSFNIDRGVGVRAVTGEKTGFAYSDQITLEGLKQSAIAARGIAQQGQSAQVKALTRSYNQAYYAAVNPLESWEKQQKTELLKQLDAYIRTKEPLVKEVSVSLSGVYEQMLVAATDGTFAGDVRPLVRLSISVLAQKGERRERGSAGGGGRYGYDFFLSTEEGQQVAYNYADEAIRQALVNLEAIDAPAGTMPVVLGSGWPGVLLHEAVGHGLEGDFNRKESSVFSGKLGEQVTSNLCTIVDDGTLQDLRGSLNVDDEGVHGQYNTLIENGVLKGYMQDKLNARLMGVNPTGNARRESYAHLPMPRMTNTYMLPGEHSPEEIISTVKKGLYAPNFGGGQVDITSGKFVFSASEAYLIEDGKITAPVKGATLIGSGIEAMQQVSMVGNDLSIDRGVGVCGKAGQSVPVGVGQPSLKLDALTVGGTD; translated from the coding sequence ATGGAACGCATAGAAGACGCGCTATTGGGCCCAACTGGTCTTTCTGAGCAAGACATTGAAGCGACACTAGCAAGTATTGCGACCCGCCAAATAGACTATGCGGATATCTACTTTCAATCCAGCTGGCACGAATCACTCGTTCTGGAAGACAGCATCATCAAAGATGGTTCGTTCAACATCGACCGAGGTGTGGGTGTTCGAGCTGTAACGGGAGAGAAAACGGGATTTGCTTATTCCGACCAAATTACACTTGAAGGCCTGAAACAGAGCGCGATTGCCGCTCGTGGTATCGCACAGCAAGGCCAAAGCGCTCAAGTGAAAGCGCTAACGCGTAGCTATAATCAGGCTTACTATGCTGCGGTAAACCCACTAGAGAGCTGGGAGAAACAGCAGAAGACAGAACTGTTGAAACAGCTCGATGCCTATATCCGAACTAAAGAGCCGTTGGTAAAAGAAGTGTCGGTGAGCCTCAGTGGTGTTTACGAGCAGATGCTAGTCGCTGCAACGGATGGCACGTTTGCTGGTGACGTTCGTCCGCTTGTTCGTTTATCTATTAGCGTATTAGCGCAAAAGGGTGAGCGACGTGAGCGTGGTAGCGCTGGTGGTGGCGGTCGATATGGCTATGATTTCTTCCTATCAACGGAAGAAGGCCAACAGGTTGCCTATAACTATGCAGACGAGGCTATTCGTCAGGCCTTGGTTAATCTAGAAGCGATTGATGCTCCAGCTGGTACTATGCCGGTCGTATTAGGCTCAGGCTGGCCGGGAGTGCTGCTTCATGAAGCGGTGGGTCATGGCTTGGAGGGTGACTTCAATCGTAAAGAGTCATCGGTATTCTCTGGTAAGCTTGGTGAGCAAGTGACTTCAAACCTTTGCACTATTGTTGATGACGGCACACTGCAAGATCTTCGCGGCTCACTCAATGTCGATGATGAAGGTGTCCATGGTCAGTACAATACGCTTATTGAGAACGGCGTACTAAAAGGCTACATGCAAGACAAGCTTAACGCTCGCTTAATGGGTGTGAACCCAACAGGTAATGCACGTCGTGAGTCATACGCGCACTTGCCGATGCCGCGCATGACCAATACCTATATGTTGCCAGGTGAGCACTCGCCAGAAGAGATTATCTCAACGGTTAAAAAAGGCCTTTATGCACCTAACTTTGGCGGTGGCCAGGTTGATATTACGTCTGGCAAGTTCGTATTCTCGGCTTCAGAAGCTTATCTTATTGAAGATGGTAAGATCACGGCCCCAGTCAAAGGCGCTACCTTGATTGGCTCAGGTATCGAAGCCATGCAGCAGGTTTCCATGGTTGGTAATGACCTGAGCATTGATCGTGGCGTTGGCGTTTGTGGTAAAGCCGGTCAGAGTGTGCCTGTTGGCGTTGGTCAGCCAAGCTTGAAGTTGGATGCACTAACCGTGGGTGGCACGGACTAA
- the mreD gene encoding rod shape-determining protein MreD yields MANSSFRSHMVIGTSLLVALVLQTIPWPGVLDFIRPSWLFLVLGYWVLALPHRVNVGTALFVGLVWDLLVGSTLGIRGMMMSIVVYVIALNFLVLRNMALWQQATIMALLSMVLEVCIFFGEYLIQDVTFNPMSLWSGLINCILWPWMFLLLRRVRRHWHVR; encoded by the coding sequence ATGGCTAACAGTTCATTTCGCAGTCATATGGTGATTGGCACATCGTTGTTGGTCGCACTCGTTCTGCAAACTATTCCCTGGCCTGGCGTATTGGATTTCATCCGTCCTTCATGGCTGTTTTTAGTACTCGGATATTGGGTGCTGGCCTTGCCGCATCGTGTCAATGTGGGTACTGCTCTGTTTGTCGGTTTAGTCTGGGATCTGCTTGTCGGTTCTACGCTAGGTATCCGCGGCATGATGATGTCGATAGTCGTCTACGTTATAGCGTTAAACTTCTTAGTACTCAGGAACATGGCGTTATGGCAGCAGGCAACCATCATGGCATTGCTTTCTATGGTGCTCGAGGTGTGCATCTTTTTCGGCGAGTATTTGATCCAAGACGTGACTTTTAATCCGATGTCGCTGTGGAGCGGTCTGATTAACTGTATACTTTGGCCATGGATGTTTTTACTGCTGCGTCGTGTAAGAAGGCATTGGCATGTCAGATAG
- a CDS encoding rod shape-determining protein codes for MFKKLRGMFSNDLSIDLGTANTLIYVKGQGIVLDEPSVVAIRQDRAGSAKSVAAVGHAAKQMLGRTPGNISAIRPMKDGVIADFYVTEKMLQHFIKQVHDNSVLKPSPRVLVCVPCGSTQVERRAIRESALGAGAREVYLIDEPMAAAIGAGLRVSEPTGSMVVDIGGGTTEVAVISLNGVVYSSSVRIGGDRFDEAIINYVRRNYGSLIGEATAEKIKHEIGSAYPGDTVEEIEVRGRNLAEGVPRSFSLNSNEILEALQEPLTGIVSAVMVALEQCPPELASDISENGMVLTGGGALLRDLDRLLTEETGIPVVIAEDPLTCVARGGGKALEMIDMHGGDLFTEE; via the coding sequence ATGTTTAAAAAACTGCGTGGCATGTTTTCTAACGACCTATCGATTGATTTAGGTACTGCCAACACACTGATTTATGTAAAAGGACAGGGTATCGTCCTAGACGAGCCTTCTGTTGTAGCTATCCGTCAAGACCGTGCGGGTTCAGCGAAGAGCGTTGCGGCCGTCGGTCATGCAGCGAAACAGATGCTAGGTCGTACACCTGGTAACATTTCTGCCATTCGTCCGATGAAAGATGGCGTAATCGCTGACTTCTACGTGACTGAGAAAATGCTTCAGCACTTCATCAAGCAAGTGCATGACAACAGCGTACTCAAGCCAAGCCCGCGTGTACTTGTCTGTGTCCCTTGTGGTTCTACTCAAGTTGAACGTCGTGCGATTCGCGAATCGGCACTGGGTGCGGGTGCGCGCGAAGTGTACCTAATTGATGAGCCAATGGCAGCGGCAATTGGTGCTGGTCTTCGCGTGTCTGAGCCAACGGGTTCAATGGTGGTCGATATCGGTGGTGGTACGACTGAAGTTGCGGTTATTTCGCTAAACGGCGTAGTTTATTCATCGTCTGTTCGTATCGGTGGTGACCGTTTCGACGAAGCGATCATCAACTACGTTCGCCGTAACTACGGTAGCTTGATTGGTGAAGCAACGGCTGAAAAGATCAAACACGAGATCGGCTCTGCGTATCCAGGTGATACTGTTGAAGAGATCGAGGTTCGTGGTCGCAACCTTGCAGAGGGTGTGCCACGTAGCTTTAGCCTAAACTCAAACGAGATCCTAGAGGCGCTTCAAGAGCCACTAACGGGTATCGTATCTGCTGTGATGGTTGCGCTAGAGCAGTGTCCACCAGAGCTAGCATCGGATATCTCTGAAAACGGTATGGTACTAACAGGTGGCGGTGCACTGCTTCGTGACCTTGACCGCCTGCTAACAGAAGAGACGGGTATTCCAGTTGTTATCGCTGAAGATCCACTAACGTGTGTGGCTCGTGGTGGCGGTAAAGCGCTAGAAATGATCGACATGCACGGTGGCGATCTATTTACAGAAGAATAA
- a CDS encoding carbon-nitrogen hydrolase family protein gives MSKERFGIIQMTSGPDPESNFQHIKEKVAFLVGKGMRWILTPENALVFGQREDYHQHAEYLGQGTYQTKLAELAKQYKVNLIIGSFPIRVSDKEVSTTTLVFDVNGQRMNHYDKLHMFDVDVDDGHRKYRESETFKAGGNIAMVPTDFGAIGLSICYDLRFPHLYCALRAQGANVIVVPAAFTAVTGKAHWEVLLRARAIENQCWIIAANQCGTHPCGRETWGHSMVISPWGEIQGQLEQQAGTITAELNFDVVEEVRQSMPVAKHIRFEQHLH, from the coding sequence ATGAGCAAGGAACGCTTTGGAATCATTCAAATGACCTCAGGACCCGATCCTGAGAGCAACTTTCAACATATTAAGGAGAAAGTCGCTTTTTTGGTTGGCAAAGGGATGCGTTGGATATTAACGCCAGAAAACGCTCTGGTGTTTGGGCAAAGAGAAGACTATCACCAGCACGCAGAGTATTTAGGTCAAGGGACGTATCAAACAAAATTGGCTGAGCTTGCTAAGCAATACAAAGTGAATCTGATCATCGGCAGTTTCCCTATTCGGGTGTCTGATAAGGAAGTCTCTACCACAACGTTAGTTTTTGATGTGAACGGTCAGCGAATGAATCACTATGACAAGCTGCATATGTTTGATGTTGACGTCGACGACGGTCATAGAAAATATCGGGAATCCGAGACGTTTAAGGCGGGAGGTAACATTGCCATGGTACCCACCGATTTCGGCGCGATCGGTCTATCTATTTGTTATGATTTGCGTTTCCCTCACCTATACTGTGCGTTGAGAGCACAAGGTGCAAACGTCATCGTAGTGCCCGCCGCCTTTACAGCGGTGACGGGCAAAGCACACTGGGAAGTGCTCTTACGTGCAAGAGCGATAGAAAACCAGTGCTGGATCATTGCCGCCAATCAATGTGGTACGCACCCTTGTGGAAGAGAAACCTGGGGGCATTCTATGGTGATATCTCCATGGGGGGAGATTCAAGGCCAACTTGAACAGCAAGCCGGCACCATTACCGCTGAACTGAATTTTGATGTGGTTGAAGAGGTGAGACAGAGTATGCCTGTCGCAAAACATATCCGCTTCGAACAGCATCTACACTAA
- the mreC gene encoding rod shape-determining protein MreC, with protein sequence MKPIFGRGPSLQLRLFLAVTLSAGLMLADSRLDTFSNFRYLLNSAVAPIQYAANLPRSMFDGVYERLNTRQGLAEQNINLKREVLRLKSDLILLDQYREENQRFRELLGSSFVRDEKKVVTEVMAVDTSPYRHQVVIDKGRIDGVYEGQPVINENGIVGQVTFVGAHNSRIMLLTDSNSAIPVQVIRNDIRVIGSGNGSIDEIQLEHIPTSTDIQPDDLLVTSGLGGIYPEGYPVAHVKSVQRDNRREFANIVAEPVVDFDRLRYLLLIWPNNDRQQQEVEDILNAE encoded by the coding sequence ATGAAACCAATATTTGGTCGAGGTCCTTCTTTACAACTTCGGTTATTTCTTGCTGTTACATTATCAGCCGGCTTAATGCTGGCTGATAGTCGTTTAGACACATTCTCAAATTTTCGCTACTTGTTGAACAGTGCCGTGGCACCGATTCAATATGCGGCTAACCTTCCTCGCTCGATGTTTGACGGCGTTTATGAACGCCTAAATACCCGTCAGGGCTTGGCAGAGCAAAACATTAACCTCAAACGAGAGGTGCTTCGCTTAAAAAGCGATTTAATTTTGCTTGACCAATATCGTGAAGAAAACCAACGCTTTAGAGAACTTCTTGGCTCATCATTTGTCCGAGACGAGAAGAAGGTGGTGACCGAAGTAATGGCGGTCGATACCTCTCCGTATCGCCACCAAGTGGTGATCGATAAAGGCCGCATTGATGGCGTTTATGAAGGTCAGCCGGTGATCAATGAGAACGGTATTGTCGGTCAGGTTACCTTTGTTGGTGCTCACAACAGTCGAATTATGTTGCTCACTGACTCGAACAGCGCGATTCCAGTTCAAGTTATCCGAAATGATATTCGTGTTATTGGGTCAGGTAATGGATCCATTGATGAAATACAGTTGGAACACATTCCAACCAGTACGGATATTCAGCCTGACGATTTACTCGTCACCTCAGGTCTAGGTGGTATCTATCCTGAGGGGTACCCGGTGGCTCATGTCAAATCGGTTCAACGTGACAATCGCCGAGAGTTTGCCAATATCGTCGCGGAGCCGGTAGTGGATTTTGACAGATTACGTTACCTACTGCTGATCTGGCCAAATAACGACAGGCAACAGCAAGAAGTGGAAGATATCCTCAATGCAGAATAA
- the rng gene encoding ribonuclease G — protein sequence MSAELLINVTPSETRVAMIESGILQEVHIEREAKRGIVGNIYKGKVSRVLPGMQAAFVDIGLEKAAFLHASDIVPHTECVAENEKKQFQVRDISELVRQGQDIVVQVVKDPLGTKGARLTTDITLPSRYLVFMPGASHVGVSQRIESEEERLRLKQVVAAHCDENGGFIIRTAAEGANEKELAQDAAFLKRLWLKINERRSKYKTRSTLYGELGLAHRILRDFVGTEITRIQVDSRLIYESLKEFTSEFVPELESLLELYEGDKPIFDMFDTENEIQRSLERKVDLKSGGYLIIDQTEAMTTVDINTGAFVGRRNLEETIFNTNVEATQAIARQLRLRNLGGIIIIDFIDMGLDEHRQRVLTSLEAALAKDRVKTNINGFTQLGLVEMTRKRTRESIEHVLCSGCPTCEGRGSVKTVETVCYEILREITRVNRAYDADNFVVYAAPAVADALEGDESHALAELEVFIGKQVRIQAEPLYIQEQFDVVMM from the coding sequence ATGAGTGCAGAGCTGTTGATAAACGTAACTCCTAGTGAAACAAGAGTTGCGATGATTGAAAGTGGAATTCTACAAGAAGTCCATATTGAGCGCGAAGCAAAGCGTGGCATCGTTGGTAATATCTACAAAGGCAAGGTAAGCCGCGTTTTACCGGGTATGCAGGCGGCGTTCGTTGACATTGGCCTAGAGAAAGCGGCTTTCTTGCATGCCTCTGATATCGTTCCTCACACTGAGTGTGTTGCCGAGAATGAGAAAAAACAGTTCCAAGTTCGCGATATTTCTGAGCTGGTTCGCCAAGGTCAGGATATTGTTGTGCAAGTCGTTAAAGACCCGCTAGGCACCAAAGGCGCGCGTCTCACTACCGACATTACCTTGCCATCTCGTTATCTCGTCTTTATGCCTGGAGCCAGTCATGTTGGCGTGTCTCAGCGCATTGAGAGTGAAGAAGAGCGCTTGCGTCTTAAGCAGGTTGTCGCCGCGCATTGCGATGAAAATGGTGGCTTTATCATCCGAACTGCGGCAGAAGGTGCCAATGAGAAAGAGCTTGCTCAAGATGCTGCTTTTCTAAAGCGACTTTGGCTCAAAATCAACGAGCGCCGGTCTAAATACAAAACTCGCTCGACGCTATACGGTGAATTGGGCTTAGCTCATCGTATCTTGCGTGATTTTGTTGGCACAGAGATCACCCGCATTCAAGTCGACTCTCGCCTTATCTATGAGAGCCTAAAAGAGTTCACCAGTGAGTTCGTACCTGAGCTGGAATCTTTGCTCGAGCTGTACGAAGGTGATAAGCCTATCTTCGATATGTTTGACACTGAGAATGAGATTCAGCGCTCACTGGAACGCAAAGTTGATCTTAAATCTGGTGGTTACCTGATCATCGATCAAACCGAAGCCATGACCACAGTGGATATCAATACTGGCGCGTTTGTGGGCCGACGTAACCTAGAAGAGACCATCTTCAATACCAATGTTGAAGCGACGCAAGCCATTGCTCGTCAGCTGCGACTTCGTAATCTTGGTGGCATCATTATTATCGATTTTATTGATATGGGGCTTGATGAGCACCGTCAGCGCGTTTTGACGTCATTGGAAGCTGCGCTAGCCAAAGATCGAGTAAAAACCAACATCAATGGCTTTACTCAGCTTGGTTTAGTCGAGATGACTCGTAAGCGCACACGCGAAAGTATTGAACATGTCCTATGTAGCGGTTGTCCAACATGTGAGGGGCGTGGTTCAGTGAAGACGGTCGAGACAGTCTGTTACGAGATCCTGAGAGAAATCACGCGCGTTAACCGTGCTTACGATGCCGATAACTTTGTGGTTTATGCGGCGCCTGCTGTGGCGGATGCGCTTGAGGGTGATGAGTCACATGCGCTTGCTGAGCTTGAAGTCTTTATTGGTAAGCAAGTGCGTATTCAAGCAGAGCCTTTGTATATTCAAGAACAATTTGACGTTGTTATGATGTGA